The following nucleotide sequence is from Lacinutrix sp. Hel_I_90.
AAATAAAATTGCATTGAAAATAGTAATTCGTAACATGAAATATTTAAAACCACTATTCCTAAAAAAAATAGCCTTCTCAGCAATTTTCTTTATTGTGTTATTAATTTTAGCCGAAGTAATACTTTCTTGTCTAAAAATATTCCCTGATAATTATTATACCAACACCCCCAATACTAGCCATAAGTTTAGAGAAAACCCAAGTAAAATAGATGGTATTTCAGGCACTTATGAGATAGCATACGATTCTCTAGGTTCGCGATCTGTTTCAGATTACTCAAAAGCAACTCATAAGATTATTGCTATTGGAGGAAGTACAACAATTTGCGCTGTATTGACCCAAGAAAAAACTTGGACTGCTTTACTTGATAAAAAATTAGGAGACTCTTATTGGGTTGGTAATTTTGCTAGAAGTGGAAATAGTAGCAATCACCATGTCTTTCAATTTCAACATATTCTTGATAAACCTGAATTAAAAGACACTAAAATAGTATTAATGCTAGTTGGGGTAAATGATTGTCGAGGATACTTAATCTCTCCAGATAAGTATATGCACATGCCAGATATAGATGTTAAGAAAAGAGCCTTTAAGCATATTCCAAATTCTGAATTACCTTTTTTAAAAAGACAGACCTTATTTAAACTTGCAAAACAAGCAAAACAGAGAATTCACTTTTATTCTCAACCTAGAAGACCTATTGATTATTTAGAAACGTATGAGCGCCAAATAAAACCCATTACTAAACTTCCGGATTTAACAGATGGTTTAAATCATTATGAACATAATTTGAAAAAAATTATAAAAGAAGCACAAAAACGAAATATCTCAATAATTTTCATAGCGCAGCCAACACTTTGGCAAAAAAACTTGTCAGATAAATATCAAACATTACTTGCTGCAAGATCATATTATAATAAAACTCCATTATATACAGGCGAAGCTTTAAATGAAATTATGACTATTTTTAACAAACGATTAATAAACGTTTGTAATAAGTATAATGTGCCTGTCATTGATTTACAATTACCAAAAAATGAAACTATATATTATGACGATATGCATTTTAATGAGTCTGGTGCTGAAGTGGTAGCAGCAAAAGTCCATAGTTTTTTAAAACTAAACAATCATTTAGAAACTAATGAATAAAGAAATAAAAAAAAATAGAACCGTTTTTAAAAAAATTACCATTTCTGGAATAGTAACTTTTATTATTTTAATCCTGGCTGAAATTACACTTTCAACATTTCAAATTTTTCCAAATAATTATTTTACTATGACTCCCAATTCTGGTTTTATATGGAAAATAAATTCTGAAGAAATTACAGGAATTAATCAGGATTCTGAAGTTTCCTTTGACGAATTGGGTGCCAGATCAATTTCAAACTATCAAGATAAAGAACATAAAATAGTTCTTTTTGGAGGAAGCACAACCGCTTGTTTTGCCTTAACACAATTAAAAACCTGGCCTGCATTACTAGAGAAAAAATTAGGTGATGCCTATTGGGTAGGAAATTTTGGAAGACCTGGAAATAGTAGCAACCATCATATTTTACAATTTGAACACATTCTCAAAAAAGAAGAATTAAGTGATGTAAAAACCGTGGTCATCATGCAAGGTGTTAATGATTTTGTTGGCTATTTAATCTCATCAGAGCAATATCTAAACACTCCACAGCAAAAACTAAAACGCATTGCTTTTCAACATGTTCCAGATGGTGATATCCCGTTTTACAAAAAATTAACGTTGTATAAGTTGGCGAGAAGAGCAAAACAAAATATCATTTTTCATTTCAAACATAAAGACTATTTGACAAAAGTGGTGCAAGACATCAAAACTTTAAAAAAGCAAGCCAAAATAGTTGATGAATTACCAGATTTAACAGAAGGTTTGAATCATTATAAAAAAAATACTGAATACCTCATAAAACTTGCTGATGAAAAAAAAATCAATCTGGTTTTTGTGACACAAGCAACGATGTGGAAGCCTGATTTAGACAAGAAGTACGAAGACTTAATGACTACAAGTGGCTTTGCTAATAATGAAGCGTTCTATAGCACCAAGGCTTTTTATCAAGGAATGGAAGCTTTCAATGCACTGTTAAAAGAAGTGTGCAATAAACATCATGTTTCTTATATAGACTTGCAGCTCCCAAAAACTACCGCATCATTTTATGATGATTTTCATTTTAACGAATCTGGAGCTCAACTCGCATCAGATCAAATAGCTCGTGATTTAAAAAAAGTTTTGAATAACTAATTTCAAGATAGAAAGCGTTTTTAAAATATAGTATAACTAAGCTAATTGTTGTTTCTTAAAGAAGGTATCTACAATTTTCTTTTCAATAGGAACATTGAAATATTTGTATTTACAACGCCATCTTGCTAATAATTGCAACGGTTTATAAATGACTTTCTGGTTAGAATATCCTAATCTCATATAAAATTTAAACTTTTCAAAGAAATCATATTTTTCATCACTTACCCATGGTCCTACTGATCCTACAAAATCAAAATCTGCCCACTCCTGAATGGTTTGAGGGAGCAAATACCCTTTTTTTACAACATCATCAGTAATTTTAGTACCTGGATAAGGTTTAAAATAAAATATTGGTGTTTGGAAATTAGGATGCATACTATTTAATTGATGCGCTACTTTAACAGTTTCTACTATGCTCTTATCCGATTCTTCAGGAAAACCAACAATAAAAGGAAATTGAACTGCAATACCTAAATCCCTACATCGCTCAGCACACATAAATACTTGCTCTAGCTTTATGTCCTTTTTTAACCAATCCATCATTTCTTGCGAACCAGACTCTACACCAATTAGTAAACGACGTAACCCAGAATCTTTACAAACCTTAAAGTCTTCTAAAGTTAATCTAGAGCCTTGATCTGCACGCATAGTTGCAGCCCAGGTAAACTTGAGTTTCTTTTTAATAATTAATTGAGAGATTTCAATAACTCTATCTCTGTAGGTAAAGTAGGTTTCATCTTGTAGGTTTACATCTGTAAATTTATATTTATTGTAAAGTTCCTCCAATTTGTTTACCATTATTTCGGGAGAAATAGCTGTCCATTTTCTATTGTAAACGAATGGATCTGCACAGAAACTACATCTAAAAAAGCAACCTGTAGATGATATATAATCAAGTTGTCGTCGTCCCTTTTTTTCAAAATATTTTTCTACATCAATTAAGTCATAATTAACTTCAGCAAAGGCATCCATTTTAACAATGGTTCTTGGTGGGTTTTTTATTATATCACCTGTATTATTTCTA
It contains:
- a CDS encoding SGNH/GDSL hydrolase family protein translates to MNKEIKKNRTVFKKITISGIVTFIILILAEITLSTFQIFPNNYFTMTPNSGFIWKINSEEITGINQDSEVSFDELGARSISNYQDKEHKIVLFGGSTTACFALTQLKTWPALLEKKLGDAYWVGNFGRPGNSSNHHILQFEHILKKEELSDVKTVVIMQGVNDFVGYLISSEQYLNTPQQKLKRIAFQHVPDGDIPFYKKLTLYKLARRAKQNIIFHFKHKDYLTKVVQDIKTLKKQAKIVDELPDLTEGLNHYKKNTEYLIKLADEKKINLVFVTQATMWKPDLDKKYEDLMTTSGFANNEAFYSTKAFYQGMEAFNALLKEVCNKHHVSYIDLQLPKTTASFYDDFHFNESGAQLASDQIARDLKKVLNN
- a CDS encoding B12-binding domain-containing radical SAM protein gives rise to the protein MKRQKILLYNPVAVFYDMPLALLAIGSILDQKKYEVIIVDGRIEEDPIEVIKEHINEALCFGVTSLTGRPIRNALDITQGVRNLRQDIPIIWGGWHTSLFPEQTLKDELCIDVTVQGQGEDTFKELVETFESDKDLSKVKGICYRNNTGDIIKNPPRTIVKMDAFAEVNYDLIDVEKYFEKKGRRQLDYISSTGCFFRCSFCADPFVYNRKWTAISPEIMVNKLEELYNKYKFTDVNLQDETYFTYRDRVIEISQLIIKKKLKFTWAATMRADQGSRLTLEDFKVCKDSGLRRLLIGVESGSQEMMDWLKKDIKLEQVFMCAERCRDLGIAVQFPFIVGFPEESDKSIVETVKVAHQLNSMHPNFQTPIFYFKPYPGTKITDDVVKKGYLLPQTIQEWADFDFVGSVGPWVSDEKYDFFEKFKFYMRLGYSNQKVIYKPLQLLARWRCKYKYFNVPIEKKIVDTFFKKQQLA
- a CDS encoding GDSL-type esterase/lipase family protein: MKYLKPLFLKKIAFSAIFFIVLLILAEVILSCLKIFPDNYYTNTPNTSHKFRENPSKIDGISGTYEIAYDSLGSRSVSDYSKATHKIIAIGGSTTICAVLTQEKTWTALLDKKLGDSYWVGNFARSGNSSNHHVFQFQHILDKPELKDTKIVLMLVGVNDCRGYLISPDKYMHMPDIDVKKRAFKHIPNSELPFLKRQTLFKLAKQAKQRIHFYSQPRRPIDYLETYERQIKPITKLPDLTDGLNHYEHNLKKIIKEAQKRNISIIFIAQPTLWQKNLSDKYQTLLAARSYYNKTPLYTGEALNEIMTIFNKRLINVCNKYNVPVIDLQLPKNETIYYDDMHFNESGAEVVAAKVHSFLKLNNHLETNE